From Micromonospora echinaurantiaca:
TGCACGAAGCGTTCGGTCCACTCGCCGCAGGCCGCGGCGAGTCGGGCGGCGTAGTCCGCTGGCGGCGGCACCGGCTCGCCGACCGAGGGGAACCAGACCGCCACCGCGTCCCGGTCCTCGGTGCCGTACACCAGGCCGTGCCGCATCGCGTGGTCGACCAGGATCTCGAAGTTGCGCGCCAGCACGGCCTGGCGCCGGGCGGCGTCGGGCACCAGCCACCGGGTCGCGTCGAGCACCAGAAACGCCTCCGCGATCCGCCCGGCCACCAGCGCCGTCTCCGCCGGTTCCAGCCGCCGCACGGCCACCTCGGCCGCCCGGGTCACCGCCGCACCGCCGTTCCGCCGTCGGCCACGCCGGCCCCGGCGGCGCCGTCGGTGCCCGGCCCGGGCGCCACGTCCGCCGCCGCGCTCTCCGCGCCCAGCCCGATCCGGGCGTACGTCCGCGGCCGGCGCCGGCGCAGCAGCAGTGCCTGGAGCACACCGAGCAGCGCGGCGGTCAGGTAGGCGACCGGGACCGCCCAGCGCAGCGGCGACTCCGGGGACACCCCGAGCAGGTCGGCGAAGTTGTCCACCGCCAGCGCCACGACGACCAGCAGGGCCAGGGTGGCCAGTCCGGGTGCGACCGCCCGGCGCCAGAGCGTCTCCGCCGCGCCGGAGCGGGCGAAGAAGGCGATCACCGCCACCGAGGTGGTGGCGATCAGCAGCAGCACCCCGAAGCCGCCGCTGGTGCCGCACCAGTAGAACAGCTGCACCACCGGGTCCCAGCCGTTGGCCGCGTACAGCACGATCACCACCAGGCCGAGCGCGCTCTGCGCCAGCGACGCCGCCCGGGGCGCCCCGGTGCGCGGCGAGGTCTGCCCGAACACCCGGGGCAGCACCCGCTCCCGGCCGAGCGCGAAGGCGTACCGGGCGGTGGTGTTGTGGAACGAGATCATCGCGGCCAGCACCGAGGTCAGGAAGAGCGCCTGGCCGATGGTCACGGCGGTGTCGCCGAGGTGCGCGCCGGCCAGGTTGAAGATCAGCCCGACGCTCTGCTCGCCCGCCTCGGCGACGATCCGGTCCGGACCCACGGCCACCGTCATGCTCCAGGCGGAGAGGGCGTAGACCGCGGCGATGATGGCCACCGAGAGGTACGTGGCCACCGGCACCGTCCGGCGCGGGTCCCGGCTCTCCTCGCTGAACACCACCGCGGACTCGAAGCCGACGAAACCGAGGATGGCCAGCACCAGCACCGCGCCGACGCCGGGCACCGCCAGGTTGTCCGGGGAGAGAGCGGCGAGGCTGACCGTGCCGCCGGCCGGGTTGGCCAGCTGCCCGAGGTCGAAGACCAGGATCACCAGGATCTCGGCGACCAGCAGCGCGGCCAGCACCCGGCCGTTGACGTCGACCCGGAGCACGCCGAGCACGCCCACCACGGCCCACGCGGCCAGCGCCACCACCCACCAGTCCGGGTGTGCGCCGAAGAGCCGGTCCAGCACCGGCTCCGCCGCCGCGCCGATGGTGCCGTAGAGCCCCACCTGCAGGGCGTTGTAGGCGAGCAGGGCCACCCAGGCCGCGCCCACCCCGGCCGGGCGGCCCAGCCCCCGGGAGACGTACGCGTAGAAGGCCCCGGCGTTGGCGACCCGGCGGGCCATCGCCACGTAGCCGACGGAGAAGAGCCCGAGCACCGCGGCGACCACCAGGAACGCCAACGGGATGCCGGTCACCCCGATGACCCCGTAGCCGGTGGTCACCACGCCGGCGACCACTGTCAGCGGGGCGGCGGCAGAGAGGACGAAGAAGATCACCGAGGGGATGCCGAGCCGGCCGCGGGCCAGTGCCGCGGAGACGTTGCTCGGACGTTCGATCGTTGCTGTCGGCATGGCGCTGCTCCGATTCGAGGGGAGGGGAAGGGGATCAGGGCACGCCGCGCAGCACCGCGGCGCCGACCGCCGCCTCGGTCTGCGCGACCAGTTCCTTCAGCGGCGCGGGAAGCGCGGGGACGAGCAGGCTGAGCCGGTGGTGGGCGCGGGGCCCGGCGCTCCAGAGCACCTCGCGGGTGAGCCCGGCGGCGGAGATCAGACCGAGCAGCAGCGCGTCCGGCACGTTCGGCGGTTCGGGACGGTCCAGCAGGGCGCGCAGCCGGGTCGCCGGCCAGGCGGCCGCGTTGAGGTCGACCGGCTGGTAGCTGACCGTGGTACGCAGCAGCCGCCGGCTCTCCTGGCGGCGCAGCACCCCGGCCCGGGCCAGCCGCTCCCCCACCGCGCCGGCCGCGGTCTGCGCCAGGAAGCTCAACCACGTCCGCACGGCCCGGTGCTGGGGCTCCCCCACCAGCTGGTCGAGCACGGTGTGCGCCAGCGCGTCCGCCGGTGGCCGCCGGTCGAGCACCGCCACCTGCCCGGCCGCGATCGTGACGTGTCCATAGAGGACCAGCTCGCCCAGCAGGGCGCCGGCGAGACCGAGGCCGGTCGCTGTCGGGTTGAGCCGCGCCTTGCCGCGAGAGTCGTTGTGGGCGACCAGGAAGAACTCGTCGGCGGTGAGCAACGGCCCTCCCGGGGGTGTCCGTCCACAGTGCTCGCGATCCGGGAAAGGATGCACCCGCCGCTACCGCAATGCAACTCCCGGATCCGGCCGTTGCACTCCGTGCTGGCGCGACCTGCGGATCTTGTCGTGACAGACTCGGAGGGTGACCGCGAGCCCCACCGTCCGCCGCCGCCGTATCGCCCGGGAACTGCGCCAGTTGCGCGAGCGCGCGGGCATGACCTTGGACGTCGCCGCCCGGCAGTTGGACATGTCCAAGAGCAACCTGTCCCGGATCGAGACCGCCCAGATCGGCATCAAGCCGCGCGACGTGCGGGCCGCGCTGGCGCTCTACCGGGTCACCGGCGCCGACGCCGAGGCGCTCATCGAGATCGCCCGCGGCGCCCAGCAGCGCGGCTGGTGGCAGAAGTACAGCGACGTGCTGCCGGACTGGTTCGAGTTCTACGTCGGACTGGAGGCGGAGGCGGCCACGCTGCGGACGTACGAGGCCGAGGCGGTGCCCGGGCTGCTGCAGACCGAGGCGTACGCCCGGGAGGTCTACCGGCTGACCGCGGGCGAGGAGGGCATCGAGCGCAAGGTCGCCGCCCGGATGCACCGGCAGAACGTGCTGCACCGGGAGAACCCGGTCGAGCTGTCGGTGGTGCTGAACGAGGCGGTGCTGTGCCGGCCGGTCGGCGGGAACGCCGTGATGGCCGCCCAACTGACCCACCTCGGCCGGATGGCTCGACTACCGAACGTGACTGTACAGGTACTTCCGTTCACCGCTGGCGGGCACCCCGCGATGAACTCGCCGTACGTCGTACTGACCTTTCCGGACACTGCCGACGCCGCCGTGGTCTACCTGGAAAACCTCAGCACAGGGCTGGCTCTGGAGGAAGCGGATCAGGTCCGCGGGTATAGCCTGGTGCACGAGGAGCTGTGCCGGATGGCACTGCCTCCGGCGGCGTCGTTGGCCCGCTTGGAGGAGGCTTCTCGTCACTTTGCGTGACCGCATCGGCTGCGGCACGCCGGCACAGACGAGGGGTACCGCGAATGACCGCGCTCGACCTGACCCGGGCCCAGTGGCGCACCAGCACGCGCAGCGTGGGCAACGGCAACTGCGTCGAGGTCGCCGCCGCCGACGGTCGGGTCGCCGTGCGGGACAGCAAGGACCGGGGCGGGCCGGTGCTGGCCTTCGGGCGGCCGGCCTGGCACGCCTTCCTCGCCGGCCTTGCCGGGGTACGCGCCGACTGACGCGCGCGGCGCGGTGCGAGACTGGGCCGTGCTCCGCGACGTCTCCCTCGACCTGCCGGTCCGGCCGGCGCTGCCGGACCTGGTCGCGGCGCTGCGGGCGACCGGGGCCGGGGTGCTGGTGGCGCCGCCGGGCACCGGCAAGACCACGCTCGCCCCGCTGGCCGTGGCCGACGAGGTGCCCGGCCGGGTGCTGATCGCCCAGCCGCGCCGGGTGGCCGCCCGGGCGGCGGCGCACCGGATGGCCACGCTGCTCGGCGAGCGGGTGGGCGACCGGATCGGGTACGCGGTCCGCGGTGAGCGCCGGGTCGGCCCGCGCACCCGGGTCGAGGTGGTGACGACCGGGCTGCTGGTGCGCCGGCTGCACCACGACCCGGAGCTGGCGGGCACCGGCGCGGTGCTGCTCGACGAGTGCCACGAGCGCCACCTCGACGCCGATCTGGCGCTCGCGTTCACGGTCGAGGCCCGCGCCGCGCTCCGCCCGGACCTGTGGCTACTGGCGATGTCCGCCACCCCGGAGGCGGACCGGTTCGCCGCGCTGCTCGGTGGCGAGGCCGGCCCGGCGCCGGTGGTCCGGGCCCCGGCGGCCCTGCACCCGGTGACCCGGATCTGGGCCCCGCCACCCCGGCCGGTGGCCGCGCCCGGCGCCGGACCGGTCGACCGGGCGCTGCTCGACCACGTCGCAGCCACCGTCCGGCGGGCGCTGCACGAGCGCGACGGGGACCTGCTGGTCTTCCTGCCCGGCGCGGGCGAGATCGCCGCCGTCACCGCCCGGTTGGCCGACCTGCGCGACGAGGTGACCGTCCTGGCGCTGCACGGCCGGCAGCGCGGCGCCGAGCAGGACGCCGCGCTGCGCCCGGCTGACCAGCGGCGGGTGGTGCTGGCGACCGCGGTGGCGGAGAGCAGCCTGACCGTGCCCGGGGTGCGGGTGGTGGTGGACGCCGGGCTGGCCCGGGTGGCCCGCACGGACCTGGCCCGCGGGCTCGGCGCGCTGGTCACCGTGCCGGTGTCCCGGGCGGCGGCCACCCAGCGGGCCGGCCGGGCCGGCCGGGAGGCGCCCGGGCACGTCTACCGCTGCTGGTCGGCGGCCACCCACGAGCGACTGGCCGCCCAGCCGGCGCCGGAGATCGCCACCGCCGACCTGACCGGGTTCGCGCTGCAGCTGGCGGCCTGGGGGCGACCGGACGGCGCCGGGCTCGCCCTGCCCGACCCGCCGCCGGCGGCGGCGCTCGCGGTGGCCCGGGACACCCTCGCCGCCCTCGGCGCGGTCGACCCGGACGGCCGGATCACCGACCGGGGCCGGGCGATCGCCGCGGTCGGCACCCATCCCCGGCTGGCCCGGGCGCTGCTGGACGGCGCCGACCGGGTCGGCCCGGACCGGGCGGCCGAGGTCGTCGCGCTGCTCGCCGAGGACACCGTCGCCGGGCCGGGCGACGACCTGGCCGCCGCCTGGCGCCGGCTGCGCGCGGGCGCCGATCCCGGTGCCACCGCCCGCTGGCGGGCCGAGGTACGCCGGCTGCGCGCCGCCCTGCCCGCCGAGGCGGAACCGGCCGCCGGCCGGGACGGCCCGCGGGGCCGGCGACGGGCAGGGACGGCCGGCCGGGACACGCTGCCGGACGACCTGGCCGCCGGGCTGCTGGTCGGGCTGGCCCACCCGGAGCGGCTGGCCCGGGCACGCCGGCCGGGCGGCTCGGCGTACCTGATGACCGGCGGCACCGCGGCGGAGCTGGCGCCCGGGTCGGCGCTGGCCGGGTCCGGCTGGCTGGCGGTCGCCGTCGCGGACCGCTCCCCCGGCGCGCCGACCGCCCGGGTTCGGCTGGCCACCCCGCTGGACGAGGCGACCGCCCGGGAGGCGGCCGGCCCGCTGCTGCGCACCGAACGGGAGGTCGCCTGGTCCGGGACCGACGTGGTGGCCCGCGAGGTGGTCCGGCTCGGCGCGGTCGAGCTGGTCGAGCGGCCGCTGGCCCGGCCCGACCCGGAGGCGGTCACCGCGGCCCTGCTCACCGGGCTGCGCCGCACCGGCCTCGGCCTGCTGGACTGGACGCCGGCGGCGCGGGCGCTACGCGAGCGGCTGGCGTTCCTGCGCCAGGCGCTCGGCGCGGACTGGCCGGCGGTGACCGACGAGGCGCTGCTGGCCGCCGCGCCCGACTGGCTCGGGCCGGAACTGGCCGCCGCGCGGCGCCGGGCCGACCTGGCCCGGGTGGACGTCGCCGCGGCGCTGCGCCGGCTGCTGCCCTGGGCGCAGGCGGCCCGGCTGGACGAGCTGGCCCCGGAACGGATCGCCGTGCCGAGCGGCTCGCGGATCCGGGTCGACTACGCCGACCCGGCCGCCCCGGTGCTCGCGGTGAAGCTCCAGGAGACGTTCGGCTGGCGGGACGCGCCGCGGGTGGCCGGCGGCCGGGTGCGGGTGCTGCTGCACCTGCTCTCGCCGGCCGGGCGGCCGGTGGCGGTCACCGCCGACCTGGCCTCCTTCTGGCGGTCCGGGTACCCCCAGGTGCGCGCGGAGCTGCGCGGCCGCTACCCGCGCCACCCCTGGCCGGAGGACCCGACCACGGCCGAGCCCACCCGGCGCACCGCCCCGCGCCGCCGCTGAGCGGTGCTCACCGCGCCCGGGCCGGCGGGCGCTCAGCCGGCCGGTTCACTCAGGGGCGCCCGCTCACTCCTCCACCACGTCGGCGATCACCACGGTGACGTTGTCCGGGCCGCCGGCGCGCAGCGCCAGGTCGATCAGCTTCCGGGCGCACTCGTCCCGGTCCGGATGTTCGGCGAGCACCTCGGCGATGGTGTCCGGCCGGACCACGTTGGAGAGCCCGTCGCTGCACAGCAGCCAGCGGTCGCCGGCCCAGGGCACCATCGTGGCGTACGTCGGGGAAACCTCGTCACCCTGCAACGCCTGGGTGACCACGGCCCGGCGGGGGTGGCTGCTGGCCTGGTCGGGGGTGATCAGGCCCTGGTCGACGAGCATCTGCACATAGGTGTCGTCCCGGGTGATCTGCTTGAGCACCCCCTCGCGGAACAGGTAGGCCCGGGAGTCGCCGACGTGGGCCAGCGCCAGGCAGCTGCCCGTCCGGGCGAAGAGCAGGGCGGTCAGCGTGGTGCCCATGCCCTGTCGCTCCGGGTCCTCGCTGACCGCCTGGCGGATCCGGGTGGTGGCCAGCTCGATGCCGCTCTGCAAGGCGGCCACCAGGGCGTCCTCCGGCGTCTCCACGTCCAGCGGAGCGACCGCGGTGATGGCGATCGCGCTGGCCAGGTCGCCGGCCGCCATCCCACCCATGCCGTCGGCGACGGCGACCAGCCAGGGCCCGGCGTGCAGGGCGTCCTGGTTCCCGCTGCGGATCAGCCCACGGTCGCTCGTTCCGACGGAACGCAGCTTCAGGGTCATGGGAGGCAGCCTGCCAGGAGAAGGGCGCAGTTGTCTCTAGGAGATCAGGACGACCGGGCGTGGCGCGGTGAATCTCACTGCCGGCGGGGGCGGTTCGCCATCCAGGCGGATCGATTGACACGAGGGCCGACGGCTGGAACCATCGAGCCCGACCATTGGGAGCGCTCCCAGGTCACCGCCACCGCCGCACGTCCGTCCCCCGCCGTCCCGGAAGGACAACCCCGTGACGCCATCCCGACGCCGCCTCGCGTTGCTCGCCGCGGCCACCACCCTGGCGCTGGCCGGCGGCACCGCCGCCCCGGCCCAGGCCGACCCCCCGCCCGACGCCCCCGAGCAGATCGACAACGGCGACTTCAGCGCCGGTGTCTCCCCCTGGTTCTCCTACGGCACCGGCCCGCTGGCGGTGACCGACGGCCGGCTCTGCGCCACCGTCCCCGGCGGGCTGGCCAACCCGTGGGACGCCGGCATCGGCCAGGACGGGGTGCCGCTGCTCGCCGGATCCGAGTACACCCTCGGCTTCGACGTCTCCGCCACCCCCGGCACCCCGGTCACCGCCGTGCTGCAACTGGGCAGCGCCCCCTACACCACGTACGCCAGCCTGACCGGCACCGCCACCGGCACCGCCCAGCGGTTCGAGAAGACCTTCACCGCGCCGGCCGACAACCCGACCGCCCAGCTCATCTTCCAGGTCGGCGGCAGCGCCGACGAGCAGACCGTCTGCCTGGACGACGTGTCGCTGCGCGGCGGCGAACCGCCCGAGCCGTA
This genomic window contains:
- a CDS encoding GNAT family N-acetyltransferase; the protein is MTRAAEVAVRRLEPAETALVAGRIAEAFLVLDATRWLVPDAARRQAVLARNFEILVDHAMRHGLVYGTEDRDAVAVWFPSVGEPVPPPADYAARLAAACGEWTERFVHLDELFAANHPHPEHHHLAFLAVRPARQGQGLGTALLRHHHDWLDAHGVPGYLEASSELSRDLYARHGYRVAEPFRLPDGTPFWPMWREPR
- a CDS encoding APC family permease, translating into MPTATIERPSNVSAALARGRLGIPSVIFFVLSAAAPLTVVAGVVTTGYGVIGVTGIPLAFLVVAAVLGLFSVGYVAMARRVANAGAFYAYVSRGLGRPAGVGAAWVALLAYNALQVGLYGTIGAAAEPVLDRLFGAHPDWWVVALAAWAVVGVLGVLRVDVNGRVLAALLVAEILVILVFDLGQLANPAGGTVSLAALSPDNLAVPGVGAVLVLAILGFVGFESAVVFSEESRDPRRTVPVATYLSVAIIAAVYALSAWSMTVAVGPDRIVAEAGEQSVGLIFNLAGAHLGDTAVTIGQALFLTSVLAAMISFHNTTARYAFALGRERVLPRVFGQTSPRTGAPRAASLAQSALGLVVIVLYAANGWDPVVQLFYWCGTSGGFGVLLLIATTSVAVIAFFARSGAAETLWRRAVAPGLATLALLVVVALAVDNFADLLGVSPESPLRWAVPVAYLTAALLGVLQALLLRRRRPRTYARIGLGAESAAADVAPGPGTDGAAGAGVADGGTAVRR
- a CDS encoding GOLPH3/VPS74 family protein — translated: MLTADEFFLVAHNDSRGKARLNPTATGLGLAGALLGELVLYGHVTIAAGQVAVLDRRPPADALAHTVLDQLVGEPQHRAVRTWLSFLAQTAAGAVGERLARAGVLRRQESRRLLRTTVSYQPVDLNAAAWPATRLRALLDRPEPPNVPDALLLGLISAAGLTREVLWSAGPRAHHRLSLLVPALPAPLKELVAQTEAAVGAAVLRGVP
- a CDS encoding helix-turn-helix domain-containing protein, whose protein sequence is MTASPTVRRRRIARELRQLRERAGMTLDVAARQLDMSKSNLSRIETAQIGIKPRDVRAALALYRVTGADAEALIEIARGAQQRGWWQKYSDVLPDWFEFYVGLEAEAATLRTYEAEAVPGLLQTEAYAREVYRLTAGEEGIERKVAARMHRQNVLHRENPVELSVVLNEAVLCRPVGGNAVMAAQLTHLGRMARLPNVTVQVLPFTAGGHPAMNSPYVVLTFPDTADAAVVYLENLSTGLALEEADQVRGYSLVHEELCRMALPPAASLARLEEASRHFA
- a CDS encoding DUF397 domain-containing protein, encoding MTALDLTRAQWRTSTRSVGNGNCVEVAAADGRVAVRDSKDRGGPVLAFGRPAWHAFLAGLAGVRAD
- the hrpB gene encoding ATP-dependent helicase HrpB produces the protein MLRDVSLDLPVRPALPDLVAALRATGAGVLVAPPGTGKTTLAPLAVADEVPGRVLIAQPRRVAARAAAHRMATLLGERVGDRIGYAVRGERRVGPRTRVEVVTTGLLVRRLHHDPELAGTGAVLLDECHERHLDADLALAFTVEARAALRPDLWLLAMSATPEADRFAALLGGEAGPAPVVRAPAALHPVTRIWAPPPRPVAAPGAGPVDRALLDHVAATVRRALHERDGDLLVFLPGAGEIAAVTARLADLRDEVTVLALHGRQRGAEQDAALRPADQRRVVLATAVAESSLTVPGVRVVVDAGLARVARTDLARGLGALVTVPVSRAAATQRAGRAGREAPGHVYRCWSAATHERLAAQPAPEIATADLTGFALQLAAWGRPDGAGLALPDPPPAAALAVARDTLAALGAVDPDGRITDRGRAIAAVGTHPRLARALLDGADRVGPDRAAEVVALLAEDTVAGPGDDLAAAWRRLRAGADPGATARWRAEVRRLRAALPAEAEPAAGRDGPRGRRRAGTAGRDTLPDDLAAGLLVGLAHPERLARARRPGGSAYLMTGGTAAELAPGSALAGSGWLAVAVADRSPGAPTARVRLATPLDEATAREAAGPLLRTEREVAWSGTDVVAREVVRLGAVELVERPLARPDPEAVTAALLTGLRRTGLGLLDWTPAARALRERLAFLRQALGADWPAVTDEALLAAAPDWLGPELAAARRRADLARVDVAAALRRLLPWAQAARLDELAPERIAVPSGSRIRVDYADPAAPVLAVKLQETFGWRDAPRVAGGRVRVLLHLLSPAGRPVAVTADLASFWRSGYPQVRAELRGRYPRHPWPEDPTTAEPTRRTAPRRR
- a CDS encoding PP2C family protein-serine/threonine phosphatase, yielding MTLKLRSVGTSDRGLIRSGNQDALHAGPWLVAVADGMGGMAAGDLASAIAITAVAPLDVETPEDALVAALQSGIELATTRIRQAVSEDPERQGMGTTLTALLFARTGSCLALAHVGDSRAYLFREGVLKQITRDDTYVQMLVDQGLITPDQASSHPRRAVVTQALQGDEVSPTYATMVPWAGDRWLLCSDGLSNVVRPDTIAEVLAEHPDRDECARKLIDLALRAGGPDNVTVVIADVVEE